A window from Schistosoma haematobium chromosome 3, whole genome shotgun sequence encodes these proteins:
- the RRP36 gene encoding rRNA biogenesis protein rrp36 (EggNog:ENOG410VH6I~COG:J), producing the protein MDDNNDDAPLETSFKEFKKKKIYLTENLKSVYQDGIQSLKRKQNRKSDPRFDPRVDGICYVDDWEFLEDERAKTLKKLKKMLRQNLDSNKRKEVTDALHLVRQRIATAKDRKFRKQFMDKLQKEQIENLESGRSVGFIPRAELRKLVQNERLAQMSKRQKERYLNRKKRRFTSDDR; encoded by the exons atggatgataataatgatgatgctCCATTAGAAACGTCATTTAAGGaatttaagaaaaagaaaatatatctaACAGAAAACCTTAAAAGTGTTTATCAAGACGGTATTCAATCGTTGAAACGTAAACAAAATCGCAAGAGTGACCCTAGATTTGACCCTAGAGTTGATGGTATTTGTTACGTTGATGATTGGGAATTTTTAGAAGATGAAAGAGCGAAAACCTTAAAA AAACTGAAAAAGATGCTGCGTCAGAATTTAGACTCGAACAAACGTAAGGAAGTGACGGATGCGTTACATTTGGTAAGACAGCGAATAGCCACAGCAAAAGATAGAAAATTCCGTAAGCAATTCATGGATAAACTGCAGAAGGAACaaattgaaaacttggaatcaGGGAGATCTGTTGGTTTTATTCCTCGAG CGGAACTCCGTAAACTCGTTCAGAATGAACGTCTGGCACAAATGAGCAAACGGCAAAAAGAGCGGTATTTGAATAGGAAAAAAAGAAGATTTACTTCGGATGatagataa
- the RRP36 gene encoding rRNA biogenesis protein rrp36, variant 2 (EggNog:ENOG41036P3~COG:A), whose translation MLPPNTHTEAVFLKPRAPFKLTAFNVRTLMQVGQQIGLGISLGSLNINVRCLFETRIQDSGEELQIHTPSVASKSLLYVRLSWDPVAFSSGLAGVGVALSARAEAALIDWIPINSRLCAVRLESSIKVRRNRREKRCLFVISAYVPTDCSPDAIKDEFYHQLSVLLQKVRLTDIVVLAGDLNAQVGRLGTEESRLGGRWGIVGRRTNNRDRLLQLCTYHNLFLASTNFRHSHRRCATWRPSSASQAWTQINHIAISYRWRGCVQDRRQSYLTLQWPTK comes from the coding sequence atgctaccaccaaatacgcatactgaagcagtttttctgaaaccacgtgcaccattcaaactgactgccttcaacgttcgcacacttatgcaggtcggacaacagatagggttgggTATCTCTTTGGGGAGTCTTAATATCAACGTTCGTTGTCTAttcgagacccgtattcaagactctggtgaagaaCTACAAATTCACACTCCATCTGTCGCCTCAAAAAGCTTGTTGTACGTGCGTTTATCCTGGGACCCTGTGGCAttttcgtctggtcttgctggcgttggtgtcgcactaagcgctagagctgaggcagcactaatcgattggatccccattaacagtcggttatgtgctgttagattagaaagttccatcaaagtgagaagaaatcggcgtgagaaacgatgtcttttcgtcatctccgcctatgttccgacagattgcagcccggatgcaatcaaggatgaattctaccaccaattatctgttcttctccagaaagtgcgtttgacagatattgtagtactagctggagacttgaatgctcaggtcgggcgtctaggcacagaagagagtcgtttaggtggccgatggggaattgttggtcgcaggacaaataacagggaccgtctactgcaactgtgcacatatcacaacctgtttctggctagcaccaacttccggcacagtcatcgccgatgtgccacctggcgtccttcctctgcatctcaagcctggactcagattaatcacatcgcgatcagctaccgctggcgtggttgtgtacaagaccgccgccaatcttaccttactcttcagtggccaacgaagtga